A stretch of the Vigna radiata var. radiata cultivar VC1973A chromosome 7, Vradiata_ver6, whole genome shotgun sequence genome encodes the following:
- the LOC106768337 gene encoding translocase of chloroplast 159, chloroplastic, which produces MDSSESSFPQTSAFLSDQSPSLDTASDSDNDGFVSGEEGDFEPEPTRPVLVKTSAPVEEPQLDGPLHEAHRPIAKVTEDDDGSVEDADDVAEGDADGVVWQNSGERGESGEAVKDGDFSDSNEVFVEASGGDDKEAAVENGVDADKGFEGDGVKLDEREEEEKAVEEVHDGGTNHLDSVVDEKGEDEGGVVEKDDGGGVEAVVDGVGVNLLSTGVVVVGDELDVQESQIKGLDEAAGVSLDNGFDAIDKIDDDDNDGDVIVGGGDESVVQNVDGPDGVIGGDDELKSDIEENGVSGDGLKSDIEENGVSGDGLKSDIVVPREEGGSEFVEQNEVTKEGDVEGEIENHVEEKGDDEVERGHHGDREIDGLVPDEKIGSSGEKVEEVENVGSHDDEREINGSVSDGEVEEVEEVVYGSNAAAANKFLEDLELQQQSRASGSSRDEGIDGQIVTESDEEETDDEGDGKELFDTATLAALLKAASGGDQDGGSITITSQDGSRLFSVERPAGLGSSLQSGKPAMRPTRPNLFSPSISRASAVTDSNLSEEEKKKLNKLQEIRIKYLRLVHRLGFTTEESIAAQVLYRMTLVAGRQSGQMFSLESAKEAATRLEAEGRDDLDFSVNILVLGKAGVGKSATINSIFGETKTSINSCGPATTAVTEIVGVVDGVKIRIFDTPGLKSSAFEQNFNTKVLSAVKKLTKKSPPDIVLYVDRLDLQTRDMNDLPMLRSITSVLGSSIWRNVIVTLTHAASAPPDGPSGAPLSYDVFVAQRSHIVQQTIGQAVGDLRLMSPSLMNPVSLVENHPSCRKNRDGQKVLPNGQSWRPLLLLLCFSMKILSEAGNASKAQESLDHRRLFGFRTRSPPLPYLLSWLLQSRTYPKLPADQGGADNGDSDTEMADLSDSDLDEDEDEYDQLPPFKPMKKSQVAKLTKEQQKAYLEEYEYRVKLLQKKQWREELRRMREMKKRGNAKVDNYYPEEDDQENGTPAAVPVPLPDMALPPSFDSDNPAYRYRFLEPTSQLLTRPVLDNHGWDHDCGYDGVNIEHSLAIINKFPAGVTVQITKDKKDFSIHLDSSVAAKLGENGSSMAGFDIQNIGKQLAYIVRGETKFKNFKRNKTSGGVSVTFLGENVSTGLKIEDQIAVGKRLVLVGSTGIVKSQTDSACGANLEVRLREADFPIGQDQSSLSLSLVKWRGDLALGANLQSQFSLGRSYKMAVRAGLNNKLSGQISVRTSSSDQLQIALVAILPIAKAIYKNFWPGASENYSIY; this is translated from the coding sequence ATGGATTCTTCTGAATCTTCTTTCCCCCAAACCTCTGCTTTTCTTTCTGACCAATCGCCGTCTCTTGACACCGCGTCAGACTCCGACAACGACGGCTTTGTCAGTGGTGAGGAGGGGGATTTCGAGCCGGAGCCCACCAGGCCCGTTCTTGTTAAAACTTCTGCGCCGGTTGAGGAGCCTCAGCTTGATGGGCCTCTCCATGAGGCCCACAGGCCCATTGCTAAGGTCACTGAGGACGACGATGGTTCCGTTGAGGACGCGGACGACGTTGCTGAGGGTGATGCGGACGGTGTCGTTTGGCAGAATAGCGGTGAGAGGGGGGAATCGGGGGAGGCGGTGAAGGACGGGGATTTTAGCGATAGTAACGAGGTGTTTGTGGAGGCTTCTGGAGGTGATGATAAAGAGGCTGCTGTTGAGAATGGAGTGGATGCTGATAAAGGGTTTGAGGGGGATGGTGTGAAATTGGATGagagagaggaggaagagaaggcGGTGGAGGAAGTTCATGACGGTGGGACAAATCATTTGGATTCTGTTGTTGACGAGAAGGGTGAGGATGAGGGTGGTGTTGTTGAAAAggatgatggtggtggtgtgGAGGCTGTTGTTGATGGTGTGGGTGTTAATCTGTTGAGTACTggggttgttgttgttggggaTGAGCTGGATGTTCAGGAGTCTCAGATTAAAGGTTTGGATGAGGCGGCTGGGGTGAGTTTGGATAATGGTTTTGATGCTATTGATAagattgatgatgatgataatgatggcGATGTTATAGTTGGTGGGGGTGATGAGTCTGTTGTTCAAAATGTTGATGGCCCCGATGGTGTTATTGGTGGGGATGATGAGTTGAAGAGCGACATTGAAGAAAATGGAGTTAGTGGAGATGGGTTGAAGAGTGACATTGAAGAAAATGGAGTTAGTGGAGATGGGTTGAAGAGTGACATTGTTGTACCTCGTGAGGAAGGAGGTTCGGAGTTTGTTGAGCAAAATGAGGTAACGAAGGAGGGTGACGTGGAAGGGGAGATTGAGAACCATGTAGAGGAGAAAGGTGACGATGAGGTGGAGCGTGGTCATCATGGTGACAGGGAGATTGATGGGTTGGTTCCAGATGAGAAAATTGGGAGCTCTGGCGAGAAGGTTGAGGAGGTGGAGAATGTTGGTAGCCATGATGATGAAAGAGAGATTAATGGTTCGGTGTCGGATGGGGAAGTTGAAGAAGTTGAAGAAGTGGTATATGGAAGCAATGCTGCTGCCGCCAATAAGTTCTTGGAGGATTTGGAATTGCAGCAGCAATCACGGGCCAGTGGGAGTTCGCGAGACGAGGGAATTGATGGCCAGATTGTTACTGAGTCAGATGAAGAGGAGACTGATGATGAGGGGGATGGGAAGGAGCTGTTTGATACTGCTACATTGGCAGCTCTTTTGAAGGCGGCGTCTGGTGGAGACCAAGATGGCGGCAGTATCACAATAACCTCTCAAGACGGATCGAGGCTATTCTCTGTTGAGCGCCCTGCTGGTTTGGGCTCATCTCTCCAGTCAGGTAAACCTGCCATGAGGCCAACTCGTCCAAATCTTTTTAGTCCTTCTATTAGTAGAGCTAGTGCCGTCACTGATAGCAATTTGAGTgaagaggagaaaaagaaaCTGAACAAATTGCAGGAGATTAGGATAAAATACTTGAGACTTGTTCATAGGCTGGGTTTTACTACAGAAGAATCAATAGCAGCACAGGTGCTGTACCGGATGACACTTGTTGCAGGGAGGCAGAGTGGTCAAATGTTTAGCCTTGAGTCTGCAAAGGAGGCTGCTACCCGGCTTGAAGCGGAGGGAAGAGATGATTTGGATTTTTCTGTAAATATACTTGTTCTTGGGAAAGCAGGTGTGGGCAAGAGTGCtacaataaattcaattttcgGTGAGACAAAGACCTCCATTAATTCTTGTGGGCCTGCTACTACCGCTGTTACAGAAATTGTTGGAGTGGTTGATGGAGTGAAGATAAGGATTTTTGACACACCAGGCCTCAAGTCTTCTGCatttgaacaaaatttcaatACAAAAGTCCTGTCTGCGGTGAAGAAATTGACTAAAAAATCCCCCCCTGATATTGTGCTCTATGTGGATCGCCTGGACCTGCAAACTAGAGATATGAATGATCTGCCGATGTTAAGATCAATTACTAGTGTCCTGGGTTCGTCAATATGGCGAAATGTTATAGTCACGCTGACCCATGCTGCCTCTGCTCCTCCAGATGGGCCTTCAGGTGCCCCTTTGAGTTATGATGTATTTGTTGCTCAAAGATCTCACATAGTTCAACAAACCATTGGACAAGCTGTCGGGGACCTACGTCTCATGAGTCCAAGTTTAATGAATCCAGTTTCTCTTGTTGAAAACCATCCTTCTTGTCGCAAAAATAGAGATGGTCAGAAGGTGCTTCCTAATGGTCAAAGTTGGAGACCTCTCTTGTTGCTCTTATGCTTCTCCATGAAGATTCTCTCTGAAGCTGGTAATGCTTCAAAAGCTCAAGAATCACTTGACCACCGGAGGCTATTTGGTTTCCGAACTCGCTCCCCACCACTTCCATACTTGTTATCTTGGTTATTACAGTCACGTACCTACCCAAAACTTCCTGCTGATCAGGGTGGGGCTGACAATGGTGATTCTGATACTGAAATGGCTGACTTATCTGATTCTGATCTAGATGAAGATGAGGATGAGTATGATCAGCTCCCACCATTTAAGCCTATGAAGAAATCACAGGTTGCTAAGCTTACTAAAGAACAGCAGAAAGCCTATTTGGAGGAGTACGAGTATCGGGTGAAACTTCTACAGAAAAAGCAATGGAGAGAGGAGTTGAGGAGgatgagagagatgaagaaaagaggTAATGCTAAAGTAGACAACTATTACCCAGAAGAAGATGATCAAGAGAATGGAACTCCAGCTGCAGTGCCAGTTCCATTGCCGGATATGGCCTTGCCACCATCCTTTGACAGTGACAATCCAGCCTACAGGTACCGTTTCTTAGAGCCAACTTCCCAGCTCCTGACAAGGCCAGTCTTAGACAACCATGGCTGGGAccatgattgtggttatgacgGTGTAAACATTGAACATAGCTTAGCCATCATCAACAAATTCCCAGCTGGTGTTACTGTTCAGATAACAAAGGATAAGAAAGACTTCAGCATCCACTTGGATTCCTCTGTTGCTGCAAAACTTGGAGAGAATGGATCATCCATGGCAGGCTTTGACATTCAAAACATTGGAAAGCAGCTAGCTTACATTGTTCGAGGAGagacaaaattcaaaaatttcaaaagaaataaaacttcTGGTGGGGTGTCTGTGACATTTTTGGGCGAAAACGTGTCTACTGGGCTGAAAATTGAGGACCAGATTGCTGTGGGGAAACGCTTGGTATTAGTCGGTAGCACAGGGATTGTGAAGTCACAAACTGATTCTGCTTGTGGTGCCAATCTTGAAGTGCGGCTCAGAGAGGCAGATTTTCCAATTGGCCAGGACCAGTCCTCACTGAGCCTTTCTCTGGTGAAGTGGAGGGGAGACCTGGCGTTGGGGGCCAATCTTCAGTCTCAATTTTCCCTTGGACGTAGTTATAAGATGGCTGTTCGTGCTGGATTGAACAACAAGCTCAGTGGACAGATCAGTGTGAGAACAAGTAGCTCAGACCAGCTTCAGATTGCCCTTGTTGCTATACTTCCTATTGCCAAGGCTATCTACAAAAACTTCTGGCCTGGGGCTAGTGAGAATTATTCCATCTATTAG